The genomic segment CCTGAGTGCTTGATTCTATACGCCTGTagccatggaagtgattggaacacctgagtTCAGTGAttggatgggtgagtgaatactttggcaaCATGGTTTATGAAAACGAGTTCACTAGACTCAGGTGGTctccacaaacctgaagcaaCTGCACGAACCTCTGAAGGCTAAAGTCTGTCTGACCCAGTAATAGTAAGGTGTATTTAATAAAGAGGTCAGTGAGTGTATAATTCTATATGTTGTGATGTACAGTATAGCGACAGCACTGAGTATGGTCAAagtgtttaataataataataaaaaattcatCCACAGGAAGCAGAGTGACTCCGGTTTAAGGACATCGTCCTCGTCCCCGTCCACCTGCTCCAGACTGAATGTCCCAGCAGGCGGCCGACAAACGGCACGCCTTTCTGAGCCTGCAGGACCCTTTCAGTCTGGAGCAGGTGGAGGCTGAGGCCCAGCTTTCACTAAAAAGTCTCTTCCtgtaggtcaaaggtcagctgcTTCAGTCTCTCAGTTTAACAGTTCATCCTAAAATATTCACTTCTTCTTCCTCACCACCGTCCAGCCATCTTCTTCATCCTGAgtaggagggggaggaggaggaggaggaggatgtgtCCTGCTGACCGATGGACCAGACGCTTCACACTCCAtctcctgcacacacaaacaaccaTCACTCAACTCGGGTGATTTCATTatctatatataaaaaaagaagttcCCACCTGAACCCCTCAGTCAGCTGTGTCTTCATACTATGGATGAGCCCCTCGAAGTACACGGGGCGGGGCCATATTTGGCTTTTTAGTGGTCGTGGTTTTTTTCAGGAATTTTAAACCTTCATGAAACACATTTGAGCTCTGTTTTAAAACAGCAACCAAATCCATTTTACACCCACTCCACATATcgtaatgttttctttctgtttacgATTATAATATGATCACAGAAGCAGTACAACTTTACAAACGGACAGAACAAGGATGTAACTGCATCAGAGGAGAATCTGAAAGATTTTCAAACTACAGTTTCCTTCCGTCCATCCAGACCAGGAGCTTAAAGCAAGACACATACCAGACAGTCCATGGCAAATACTCCGTAATAATGTGatacagtcattttttttttttaaacctcaaaAGGAATCACGGCTAGAAGATGCCATCAAAATGGATACAACCCTGCAAAActcaaacaaaatgcacttttgaAGTTTCCTCTTGAGAATTATCAGAATTGTCGAGATTTCTGCTCGAGTGGGCGCACAACTGATCTGGCTGCAGGTTTTAACAAAGCCTATAAAATGTTCTAATTCAGGTGTGACAGATTCAGATTACTCATTCAAAAAGGTTGAACGTCGCTCAGAGATTCTCAGTGGGAGTGACGGAAATCAAAATCCACAGTCCTGATTCTGAAGTCGAAACTATACCTGACAATCATCAACCTACAGAAATAACATGacccagctctgtgtgtgtgtgtgtgtgtgtgtgtgtgtcagatgaGCCGTACCTGTGCTTCATCGTTGCTCTCTTCATCAGACTGTGTGGGCTGAGCCGTGACCTTTGCCCTTTGACTCTTATTCTGTGTCAGAGTGTTGATGGTGTGTTTGAGCTGCTCCAGTGCCCCCTGCCGCCACTGACCGAACATCTGCAGCAGATTGGCGGAcacctacaaacacacacacatcacgtCACCTTCAAACATCCACACCTGCAGACCAGCACTAAGCGGACGATTCTGTGTTCATTCCTTCAGTTTTTGTTCAGTGtggaataaaataataaaactactTTAATTGCTGCGCTTTAGTTCAAACAAGTTGACGTCAATGCGGAAACAACTGTGTGGAGAGTTTAGAGGTTTGAACAGTGAAAAGGTGGCCGCTTCAATGTTTATACAAGAACAAAGAGCTCAGAGCAACAGAGTCGTCCTGGAAAGCGTCAGGAAAGAAGAAATAACAAGGCTCAAACAAAGCAGAAGAGATCAAACGGAGCCGCTTTAACAGAATCCGCAGCGCTTTTGTTCTGAAAAGGCAGCAAAACTTCAAAGTGACAGAGAAGCAGGTGTTGTTAAGGTGGATGctaaatttgaagaaaagcagcaggtgTGACTCTTCTCCAGGATGAGACCGACATGAATCTCTGAGGACTCAACGCCAGCTCCAAAAGGACGACCAGGAAACACCCAGGAACAAAAACCGCATAAAGGGAAGAGGAAGCATCAGATAAGAAAAGTGATGAAGCAGCAGGATGGACGGACGGGGTTATGGAAACATCTGGGAGCTCATCATCAAACAGTGTTCATGTTCTGCAAACCACAGACTGGCTGTAGCACATCGTGCACCGCCTCCATCTGACTACAGAGCTCGCTGCCAGCTCTGGAGTGGAGCGGACAGTGAACGCACCACCTCTGCTCAACCATAAAACACGAACAGCCCATTTTCAACCACGAGTTCTGCATCATTAATCACATCATgctgaaagctgcagcttcgTTCGTGAGGCAGTATGAGCACGAGAGCTGCCGTGTATCACGCTtttcacaaacacaacaaaaagacTAAACTAAATATTCTCCCGGCGAGAAGAAAAACTCATGAACTCATGCCTTCTCGCTCGTCCTACTGAACTAACTGATGAAGACGTTAGTAAGACTGCACCATGCAGATATAACGCTGACATCAGGAGGCAGGAAGGTGATGAAGACAACCAGAATTTACATGCATACATGGCATAAACACGCTGTTTTTATTATAACATCATATCCATACAGAGGATGAGAAATGTTAGCCTCTGATCCCAAGGGTTTACTTTTCTCCACAGAAGACTTAAATATAATGAAGATGAATGCATGTTAAAAAacaggatttaaaaaacaaaacgctgttatcactgttttctttgtgtgtgtgtacctgtggtAAACTCCCATCATCCACCACTGTATTGAACTCCTGATCCATCAGCTCAGCGATGAAGTCCTCGACTTCGTACTGCTGCAGGtcagctgacacacacagacacacggagATGTTAACACAACATGAAAAATGACCCTGAAGCTTTCGCTGTTAAATTAAACGTGGTTCTGCTCCTTATTTCTATTCTTAGACTCTACTAGTAAAGCTCACAGTTCAAAACATCTTAAACTGCTCCTCAGCTCATCCTGTCTGAAATATTATAGATCGTCTCCCTTGAACCAAACTTCTTCTGACAGGCTATGTCTTGTAAACAGAGTGTTTAAACTACAGGTGGGCGGGGTTTCAGCGTCTACAGGCAGAGCCGTGTTCAGATgaacatattaaacatatcctCTTTCTCTGGCATCTTATTGAGGAGCATTTGGAGCAGTCTGAAGCCTTTAGGCTCACATGGGCTGCTTTTACATACATACCTCATTATTTGAGACTTAAGTTTGATGTGAACACGGATCAGAAAAGAAGGACAGCAGGAGCCCTTTAAACCTCTGAGACACACTTGACTGAGTTTCCCTTTAATCAAAATGTTGCTGAACATCTTTGTGTCTGATACGGTGATCCAGGCACAGAGAACACAACTTGATATCGACAGAAACATTGCCTAATTATTTGTCTTTTCTTATGCTACATTAAATGTAATCCATATATCACGCTGTCATTTGTCAGATTAAAAGAACAGACTGAA from the Pelmatolapia mariae isolate MD_Pm_ZW linkage group LG20, Pm_UMD_F_2, whole genome shotgun sequence genome contains:
- the tsr2 gene encoding pre-rRNA-processing protein TSR2 homolog, translated to MAASAASREVFTEGVRAVLQTWPVLQIAVDNGFGGVYGQQKADWMVDVVQQYFHDNADLQQYEVEDFIAELMDQEFNTVVDDGSLPQVSANLLQMFGQWRQGALEQLKHTINTLTQNKSQRAKVTAQPTQSDEESNDEAQEMECEASGPSVSRTHPPPPPPPPPTQDEEDGWTVVRKKK